A window of the Streptomyces sp. Ag109_O5-10 genome harbors these coding sequences:
- a CDS encoding glycosyltransferase, with translation MGQTARVSVFTWTAAVSLAAWLWLLLCQGFFWRTDVRLPPRREPAEWPDVCVVVPARDEAAVLPLSLPSLLAQDYPGRAEVFLVDDGSTDGTGELARELAAHHGGLPLTVTSPGEPPAGWTGKLWAVRHGITLARARGPEYLLLTDADIAHEQDSLRLLVAAARTGGFDVVSQMARLRVASLWERLVVPAFVYFFAQLYPFRRIGRKASRTAAAAGGCVLLRADTAERARIPDTIRHAVIDDVALARAVKGVGGHVWLGLTDRVDSVRPYPRLHDLWRMVSRSAYAQLRHNPLLLLGTVAGLALVYLVPPAAVLAGAATGSTPTVLAGATAWLVMTATYLPMLRYYRQPPWLAPLLPFTAFLYLLMTVDSAVQHYRGRGASWKGRTYARPDAVTDKG, from the coding sequence ATGGGGCAGACTGCGCGCGTGAGCGTCTTCACGTGGACCGCCGCCGTGTCCCTGGCCGCCTGGCTGTGGCTGCTGCTCTGCCAGGGCTTCTTCTGGCGCACCGACGTCCGGCTGCCGCCCCGGCGGGAACCCGCCGAGTGGCCGGACGTGTGCGTGGTCGTCCCGGCCCGGGACGAGGCCGCCGTACTGCCCCTGAGTCTGCCGTCACTGCTGGCGCAGGACTATCCGGGGCGGGCGGAGGTGTTCCTGGTCGACGACGGCAGTACGGACGGAACCGGGGAACTCGCCCGGGAGCTGGCCGCGCACCACGGCGGGCTGCCGCTGACGGTGACCTCGCCCGGTGAGCCGCCGGCGGGCTGGACGGGCAAGCTGTGGGCGGTCCGGCACGGCATCACGCTGGCACGCGCGCGTGGCCCCGAGTACCTGCTGCTGACGGACGCCGACATCGCGCACGAGCAGGACAGCCTGCGGCTGCTGGTGGCGGCCGCCCGCACCGGCGGCTTCGACGTCGTCTCGCAGATGGCCCGGCTGCGGGTGGCGAGTCTGTGGGAACGGCTCGTGGTGCCCGCCTTCGTCTACTTCTTCGCGCAGCTCTACCCGTTCCGCCGGATCGGCCGGAAGGCGTCGCGCACGGCGGCAGCGGCGGGCGGCTGCGTCCTGCTGCGCGCCGACACCGCGGAGCGGGCGCGCATCCCCGACACCATCCGGCACGCCGTGATCGACGACGTGGCGCTCGCCCGCGCGGTGAAGGGCGTCGGAGGGCACGTCTGGCTGGGGCTCACGGACCGGGTGGACAGCGTGCGCCCCTATCCGCGCCTGCACGACCTGTGGCGGATGGTCTCCCGCAGCGCGTACGCGCAGCTTCGCCACAATCCGCTGCTGCTCCTCGGTACGGTCGCCGGTCTCGCGCTGGTCTACCTGGTGCCGCCGGCGGCGGTACTGGCGGGGGCGGCCACCGGCAGCACGCCGACGGTGCTCGCCGGCGCCACGGCCTGGCTGGTGATGACCGCGACGTACCTGCCGATGCTCCGTTACTACCGGCAGCCGCCGTGGCTCGCTCCGCTGCTGCCGTTCACCGCGTTCCTCTATCTCCTCATGACGGTCGACTCGGCGGTGCAGCACTACCGGGGTCGCGGGGCGTCCTGGAAGGGCCGCACGTACGCGCGCCCCGACGCCGTCACCGACAAGGGCTGA
- a CDS encoding DUF6643 family protein, producing the protein MTSPRSTYGGGYYSASFPDTPIYDSLVAERGTPQIAPIRVPPAYDAPSSFSNLPALPSALPALPAGPSQPAPGYGYPQQMQQPAPLQQAPTAYIPQQATGPRGYPAQQPQPPRPMMGGTGYEAMRPAAPRPPQPAPYQDPYNNQQQQQYRGY; encoded by the coding sequence ATGACCTCCCCCCGCTCCACCTATGGCGGCGGCTACTACTCCGCCTCCTTCCCGGACACTCCGATCTACGACTCGCTGGTGGCCGAACGGGGCACCCCTCAGATCGCCCCGATCCGGGTTCCTCCCGCCTACGACGCGCCCAGCAGCTTCAGCAACCTGCCCGCGCTGCCGTCGGCACTGCCCGCCCTTCCGGCCGGTCCCTCCCAGCCGGCCCCGGGTTACGGCTACCCGCAGCAGATGCAGCAGCCCGCTCCGCTGCAGCAGGCGCCCACGGCGTACATCCCCCAGCAGGCGACGGGACCGCGCGGCTACCCCGCGCAGCAGCCGCAGCCGCCCCGTCCGATGATGGGCGGCACGGGTTACGAGGCGATGCGCCCGGCGGCGCCGCGCCCTCCGCAGCCGGCTCCGTACCAGGACCCGTACAACAACCAGCAACAGCAGCAGTACCGCGGCTACTGA
- a CDS encoding O-antigen ligase: protein MGVVVLGACAAWPLIAATGRDGRPEGVLLAVLAVAAGYAAGRMSGALLPVAAPGAGALAGLACAVVMPRPAQGPQLTTPLGQAGAVAALLVLATGGACCAAWASPVPALRFGLRALAAGIVVTGAAVGSAAGCAASAVVLVCSLAAGRMPRRGPAVAGLALAAALVTGTVWAVAADVLPAGLASALAGPLTEHRVRLWRDALGLAHRNTAVGVGPGRFGEFGGTASEALLPDGKPHSAPLQLAAEQGLVGVLLLATAFCWILYALWRSPRPTPVVLTAGAALTALAVIATVGNALSFTTVSVGAGLLAGLATARPWMAGAPDS from the coding sequence GTGGGCGTCGTGGTGCTCGGGGCGTGCGCCGCGTGGCCGCTGATCGCGGCGACCGGCCGGGACGGACGGCCCGAGGGTGTGCTGCTGGCGGTGCTCGCGGTGGCCGCCGGTTATGCCGCGGGGCGGATGTCCGGGGCGCTGCTGCCGGTGGCCGCGCCGGGTGCGGGCGCGCTGGCCGGGCTGGCCTGCGCGGTGGTGATGCCCCGGCCGGCGCAGGGCCCCCAGCTCACGACTCCGCTCGGCCAGGCCGGCGCGGTCGCGGCGTTGCTGGTGCTCGCGACGGGCGGCGCGTGCTGCGCCGCGTGGGCGTCGCCGGTTCCGGCGCTGCGGTTCGGGCTGCGGGCGCTGGCCGCCGGGATCGTGGTGACCGGGGCGGCCGTGGGCTCGGCGGCCGGCTGCGCGGCCAGTGCCGTCGTCCTGGTGTGCTCGCTCGCCGCCGGCCGGATGCCGCGGCGGGGTCCGGCCGTGGCCGGGCTGGCGCTGGCGGCCGCACTGGTGACGGGCACGGTCTGGGCGGTCGCCGCGGACGTCCTGCCGGCGGGCCTCGCCTCCGCCCTCGCGGGTCCGCTCACGGAGCACCGCGTGCGGCTCTGGCGGGACGCCCTGGGGCTCGCGCACCGGAACACCGCCGTGGGCGTCGGCCCCGGGCGTTTCGGCGAGTTCGGCGGCACCGCGTCCGAGGCCCTGCTGCCGGACGGCAAGCCGCACTCCGCGCCGCTGCAGCTGGCCGCCGAACAGGGCCTGGTCGGCGTCCTGCTGCTGGCCACCGCGTTCTGCTGGATCCTCTACGCCCTGTGGCGGTCCCCCCGCCCGACCCCGGTCGTCCTCACGGCGGGCGCGGCACTCACCGCCCTGGCCGTGATCGCCACGGTCGGCAACGCGCTGAGCTTCACGACGGTGTCGGTGGGCGCGGGTCTGCTGGCGGGCCTGGCGACGGCACGCCCCTGGATGGCGGGGGCACCCGACAGCTGA
- the lnt gene encoding apolipoprotein N-acyltransferase, whose translation MTVTATSVGQSDQLTPRPAPRARALRLLRRLVPAAVSALSGVLLYVSFPPRTLWWLALPAFAGFGWVLRGRSWKAAFGLGYVFGLAFLLPLLVWTGVEVGPGPWLALVAIEAIFVALVGVGVAAVSKLPAWPLWAAAIWIAGEAARARVPFRGFPWGKIAFGQADGVFLPLAAVGGTPVLGFAVVLCGFGLYEAGRLAVEGRRTREVRRGAAAVALLSVAVPVVGAVAARGLVSDKAEDGSVTVAVIQGNVPRAGLDFASQRQAVLDYHVKETLKLAADVKAGKVAKPDFVLWPENSSDVDPFADADAAAVIDGAAKAMGVPISVGGVVERGGKLLNEQILWDPVKGPTSTYDKRQIQPFGEYLPLRGLVGAINKDWTSMVRQDFSRGTKPGVFDIDGTKVGLATCYEAAFDWDVRDTVTHGAEMISVPSNNATFDRSEMTYQQLAMSRIRAVEHSRTVTVPVTSGVSAIIMPDGRITQKTGMFVPAYLVQKVPLRTSETPATKLGILPEIALVLVAAGGVGWAIGAGMRGRRAGDA comes from the coding sequence GTGACCGTCACCGCAACTTCCGTGGGCCAGTCGGACCAGCTCACGCCGCGTCCCGCGCCCCGCGCCCGCGCGCTCCGGCTGCTCCGCCGCCTGGTCCCGGCCGCCGTCTCCGCGCTCAGCGGAGTGCTGCTGTACGTCAGCTTCCCGCCGCGCACCCTGTGGTGGCTGGCGCTGCCCGCCTTCGCCGGATTCGGGTGGGTGCTGCGCGGCCGCTCCTGGAAGGCGGCCTTCGGCCTCGGCTACGTCTTCGGGCTCGCTTTCCTGCTGCCCCTGCTGGTGTGGACCGGTGTCGAGGTCGGCCCCGGGCCGTGGCTCGCGCTGGTGGCCATCGAGGCGATCTTCGTCGCGCTGGTGGGGGTGGGAGTGGCCGCGGTCTCCAAGCTGCCGGCCTGGCCCCTGTGGGCGGCCGCCATATGGATCGCGGGCGAGGCGGCACGCGCGCGTGTCCCCTTCCGCGGCTTCCCCTGGGGCAAGATCGCCTTCGGTCAGGCGGACGGCGTCTTCCTGCCGCTGGCCGCGGTGGGCGGCACCCCCGTGCTGGGTTTCGCCGTCGTCCTGTGCGGCTTCGGTCTGTACGAGGCGGGGCGGCTGGCCGTCGAGGGCCGACGCACCCGTGAGGTCCGGCGCGGGGCGGCGGCCGTGGCCCTGCTGAGCGTGGCCGTGCCCGTGGTGGGCGCGGTCGCGGCGCGCGGGCTGGTGAGCGACAAGGCCGAGGACGGTTCGGTCACCGTCGCCGTCATCCAGGGCAACGTCCCGCGGGCCGGCCTGGACTTCGCCTCGCAGCGGCAGGCCGTGCTCGACTACCACGTGAAGGAGACGCTCAAGCTGGCCGCCGACGTCAAGGCGGGCAAGGTCGCCAAGCCGGACTTCGTGCTGTGGCCGGAGAACTCCTCCGACGTCGACCCGTTCGCCGACGCCGACGCGGCCGCCGTGATCGACGGGGCGGCCAAGGCGATGGGCGTGCCCATCTCGGTCGGCGGGGTCGTCGAGCGGGGCGGCAAGCTGCTCAACGAGCAGATCCTGTGGGACCCGGTCAAGGGCCCGACCTCGACGTACGACAAGCGTCAGATCCAGCCCTTCGGCGAGTACCTCCCGCTGCGCGGACTGGTCGGCGCGATCAACAAGGACTGGACCAGCATGGTCCGGCAGGACTTCAGCCGGGGCACCAAGCCCGGTGTGTTCGACATCGACGGCACCAAGGTCGGCCTCGCCACCTGCTACGAGGCCGCCTTCGACTGGGACGTGCGGGACACCGTCACGCACGGCGCGGAGATGATCTCAGTGCCGAGCAACAACGCCACCTTCGACCGCAGCGAGATGACCTACCAGCAGCTCGCCATGTCCCGGATCCGCGCGGTCGAGCACAGCCGGACCGTCACCGTGCCGGTGACCAGCGGCGTCAGCGCGATCATCATGCCGGACGGGAGGATCACCCAGAAGACCGGCATGTTCGTGCCCGCCTACCTGGTGCAGAAGGTGCCGCTGCGCACCTCCGAGACGCCCGCGACCAAGCTGGGCATCCTCCCCGAGATCGCGTTGGTGCTGGTCGCGGCGGGCGGGGTCGGCTGGGCGATCGGGGCCGGGATGCGCGGCCGGCGCGCCGGTGACGCGTAG
- a CDS encoding TerD family protein, translated as MSKGSNTPVPTTALRVEMGWRSGPGVPDADASALLLVAGKVRFDGDFVFYNQPAHASGAVRHEGKRRSGDLVTDTLLVDLARVETPVERIVLAASADGGTFGQVPGLYVEVRNAADGSVAARFDSTGATVETAFVLGELYRRQGGWKFRAVGQGYSSGLEGLATDFGITVDEPQHPAQPPVPQGAPPASPPVAPPAPAPAPAPPAPVAPPTAPVRLSKVTLTKAAPSVSLAKQGGTSGALRVNLNWQVRKQLPGWGGRHGGAGDLDLDLCALYELADGRKGVVQALGNAFGSVNRPPYIHLDGDDRTGALSSGENLTVNLDHRQDFRRILVFVTIYQGATSFADLHATVTLQPQHGAPVDFSLDECTVPSTVCALALLTNTGGDLVVQREARYLVPERGVSPQRTVDRAYGWGMNWTPGRK; from the coding sequence ATGTCGAAAGGATCGAATACGCCGGTGCCGACCACGGCACTGCGGGTCGAAATGGGCTGGCGCTCCGGCCCGGGTGTCCCCGACGCTGACGCCTCGGCGCTGCTGCTGGTCGCAGGAAAAGTGCGCTTCGACGGTGACTTCGTCTTCTACAACCAGCCCGCGCACGCCTCGGGCGCGGTCCGGCACGAGGGCAAGCGGCGCTCCGGCGACCTGGTCACCGACACCCTTCTCGTCGACCTCGCGCGCGTGGAGACCCCGGTCGAGCGGATCGTCCTCGCGGCCTCGGCCGACGGCGGAACGTTTGGGCAGGTCCCCGGCCTCTACGTCGAGGTCCGGAACGCGGCCGACGGAAGTGTGGCCGCCCGGTTCGACAGCACGGGTGCCACGGTGGAAACCGCTTTCGTGCTCGGTGAGTTGTACCGCCGCCAGGGCGGCTGGAAGTTCCGTGCGGTGGGGCAGGGATACAGCAGCGGGCTCGAGGGGCTCGCCACCGACTTCGGGATCACGGTGGACGAGCCGCAGCACCCGGCGCAGCCGCCCGTGCCGCAGGGGGCGCCGCCGGCCTCGCCTCCGGTCGCCCCGCCGGCCCCAGCCCCGGCCCCAGCCCCGCCGGCCCCGGTCGCCCCGCCGACCGCACCGGTACGGCTGTCCAAGGTGACGCTCACCAAGGCGGCCCCCTCCGTGTCGCTGGCCAAGCAGGGCGGCACCTCGGGCGCGCTGCGGGTCAACCTCAACTGGCAGGTCCGCAAACAGCTCCCGGGCTGGGGCGGCCGGCACGGCGGGGCGGGCGACCTCGACCTCGACCTGTGCGCCCTGTACGAGCTCGCCGACGGCCGCAAGGGCGTCGTCCAGGCGCTGGGGAACGCCTTCGGCTCCGTGAACCGGCCCCCGTACATCCACCTGGACGGCGACGACCGCACCGGCGCCCTGTCCAGCGGCGAGAACCTCACCGTCAACCTCGATCACAGACAGGACTTCCGCCGCATCCTGGTCTTCGTGACGATCTACCAGGGCGCCACGTCCTTCGCCGACCTGCACGCCACGGTCACCCTCCAGCCCCAGCACGGCGCCCCGGTCGACTTCTCCCTGGACGAGTGCACGGTTCCCTCGACCGTGTGCGCGCTCGCGCTGCTCACCAACACCGGCGGCGACCTCGTCGTGCAGCGCGAGGCCCGCTACCTGGTCCCGGAGCGGGGGGTGAGCCCGCAGCGCACCGTCGACCGCGCCTACGGCTGGGGCATGAACTGGACGCCCGGCCGCAAGTGA
- a CDS encoding MOSC domain-containing protein, protein MGMAELQSIHVHPVKSLRGFSPREAVVEPWGLAGDRRWVLIDDGGKVVTQRVQPRLALAAAEPLPGGGVRLSAPGLPPLTVPVPEPGGTVPVDIFGTRVEAVLAAKAAHAWCGAYLEADVRLAHMDDPASRRPIDPDHALPGETVSFADGYPLLLTTQASLDALNSLIARGEYPDEGPLPMNRFRPNVVVRSAQAWAEDDWNRIAIGEVEFRVAKMCGRCVVTTTDQVTAERGREPLRTLARHRRFGSRLVFGQNLVPRSPGTIRVGDPVRVLG, encoded by the coding sequence ATGGGGATGGCGGAACTGCAGTCGATCCACGTTCACCCGGTCAAGTCGCTCCGGGGCTTCTCGCCCCGGGAGGCCGTCGTGGAGCCCTGGGGGCTGGCCGGTGACCGACGCTGGGTTCTGATCGACGACGGGGGAAAGGTCGTCACCCAGCGCGTACAGCCGCGCCTCGCGCTCGCCGCTGCCGAGCCGTTGCCCGGCGGCGGCGTACGCCTGTCCGCGCCCGGACTCCCGCCCCTGACCGTGCCGGTCCCGGAGCCGGGAGGCACGGTGCCGGTGGACATCTTCGGCACGCGGGTGGAGGCGGTCCTCGCGGCGAAGGCCGCCCACGCGTGGTGCGGCGCGTACCTGGAGGCCGACGTCCGCCTCGCCCACATGGACGACCCCGCGAGCCGCCGCCCGATCGACCCGGACCACGCGCTGCCGGGCGAGACCGTCAGCTTCGCCGACGGCTATCCCCTGCTGCTCACCACGCAGGCCTCGCTGGACGCCCTCAACTCCCTGATCGCGCGGGGCGAGTACCCCGACGAGGGCCCGCTGCCCATGAACCGGTTCCGGCCGAACGTGGTCGTGCGGTCCGCCCAGGCCTGGGCGGAGGACGACTGGAACCGGATCGCCATCGGCGAGGTCGAGTTCCGGGTAGCCAAGATGTGCGGACGGTGCGTCGTGACCACCACCGACCAGGTCACCGCCGAGCGCGGCCGGGAGCCACTGCGGACGCTGGCACGCCACCGCCGTTTCGGCAGCCGGCTGGTCTTCGGCCAGAACCTGGTACCGCGCTCCCCCGGCACGATCCGGGTGGGGGACCCGGTCCGGGTCCTCGGCTGA
- a CDS encoding right-handed parallel beta-helix repeat-containing protein, with translation MAQGTVQVTHTGTSRWRRRTGEYASLAAALEAAADGDVLTVAPGTYRENLVVQRAVTLRGPEGSPGSVRIAPVDGVPLTVRASAVVQDLHVEGQDAAAPALLVEEGTPELLDVRIVTRSAAGIEVRGGARPTVRRCTVDNPAGIGIAVLDGGGGVFEECEIVAAGQAGVAVRGGGRPRLDRCRVHHASGAGLTATGENSALEAVGCEIYEVRGSGVQVTARATAHLTDCDVHRTTADGVTLDTDAVLTLADCRIHDIPENAVDLRSRSVLTLTRTTVRQFGRNGLSVWDPGTRVDANQCEIFDSTGDYPAVWVSDGATVVLDSCRVHDVPDALFVLDRGSRADVVDSDLSQVRNTAVSVSDGAIAQLDDCRIRDAATGAWFRDHGSGGTLSNCTVDGTQTGVIVTKGADPTIERCTVDSPAEAGFYVSAGGRGTFQNCRVTGSGGYGFHVIDGCRTTLRRCRTERCARGGYEFADGGPDAGSGGGPLVEDCTSDESGGLRPPAARETVVQTSHQSTGLLGAIPGQRSTEQEPLLAPAAAQEPARTSKAVLGELDALVGLDSVKREVRALTDMIEVGRRRQRAGLKAASVKRHLVFTGSPGTGKTTVARLYGEILASLGVLEKGHLVEVSRVDLVGEHIGSTAIRTQEAFQRAHGGVLFIDEAYALSPEDAGRDFGKEAIDTLVKLMEDHRDAVVVIVAGYTEEMERFLSVNPGVASRFSRTITFSDYGPDELLRIVEQQADEHEYRLAPGASDALLKYFTVLPKGPAFGNGRTARQTFEAMVERHASRVAQLADPTTDDLTLLYPEDLPELG, from the coding sequence ATGGCACAGGGCACGGTCCAGGTGACGCACACCGGCACATCGCGGTGGCGGCGCCGCACGGGTGAGTACGCGTCGCTCGCCGCCGCCCTGGAGGCCGCCGCCGACGGCGACGTCCTCACGGTCGCGCCCGGCACCTACCGGGAGAACCTCGTCGTCCAGCGGGCGGTGACACTGCGCGGGCCCGAGGGCTCGCCCGGTTCGGTGCGCATCGCCCCCGTGGACGGGGTCCCGCTCACCGTGCGCGCCTCGGCGGTCGTCCAGGACCTGCATGTCGAGGGTCAGGACGCCGCCGCGCCCGCGCTGCTGGTCGAGGAGGGCACCCCCGAACTGCTGGACGTGCGGATCGTCACCCGGTCCGCCGCCGGGATCGAGGTGCGCGGCGGCGCCCGGCCGACGGTTCGGCGGTGCACCGTGGACAACCCGGCGGGCATCGGCATCGCCGTACTCGACGGCGGCGGCGGGGTGTTCGAGGAGTGCGAGATCGTGGCGGCGGGCCAGGCGGGTGTGGCGGTCCGCGGCGGCGGCCGCCCGCGGCTCGACCGCTGCCGGGTGCACCACGCCTCGGGCGCCGGCCTGACCGCGACCGGAGAGAACTCCGCGCTGGAAGCGGTGGGTTGCGAGATCTACGAGGTGCGAGGCTCCGGCGTGCAGGTCACCGCGCGGGCGACGGCGCACCTCACCGACTGCGATGTGCACCGCACCACCGCCGACGGGGTCACCCTCGACACGGACGCGGTGCTCACCCTCGCCGACTGCCGCATCCACGACATCCCGGAGAACGCGGTCGACCTGCGCTCGCGGTCGGTGCTGACGCTGACCCGGACGACCGTGCGTCAGTTCGGGCGCAACGGGCTGTCGGTGTGGGACCCGGGCACCCGCGTGGACGCGAACCAGTGCGAGATCTTCGACAGCACGGGCGACTATCCGGCGGTGTGGGTCAGCGACGGCGCCACCGTGGTCCTGGACTCCTGCCGGGTGCACGACGTGCCGGACGCCCTGTTCGTGCTGGACCGCGGCTCCCGCGCGGACGTCGTCGACAGCGACCTCTCCCAGGTGCGCAACACGGCGGTGTCGGTGAGCGACGGCGCCATCGCGCAGCTCGACGACTGCCGGATCCGGGACGCGGCCACCGGCGCCTGGTTCCGCGACCACGGCAGCGGCGGCACCCTCAGCAACTGCACGGTGGACGGCACCCAGACCGGCGTGATCGTCACCAAGGGCGCCGACCCCACCATCGAGCGCTGCACGGTCGACTCCCCGGCCGAGGCGGGTTTCTACGTGTCGGCGGGCGGTCGCGGCACCTTCCAGAACTGCCGGGTCACCGGCAGCGGCGGCTACGGCTTCCACGTGATCGACGGCTGCCGTACGACGCTGCGCAGGTGCCGTACGGAGCGGTGCGCGCGCGGGGGCTACGAGTTCGCGGACGGCGGTCCGGACGCCGGGTCGGGCGGCGGCCCGCTGGTGGAGGACTGCACCAGCGACGAGAGCGGCGGCCTGCGCCCGCCCGCGGCGCGCGAGACGGTCGTGCAGACCTCGCACCAGTCGACCGGCCTGCTGGGCGCGATCCCCGGCCAGCGCAGCACCGAGCAGGAACCGCTCCTCGCCCCCGCCGCGGCCCAGGAGCCGGCCCGGACCTCGAAGGCCGTGCTCGGTGAGCTCGACGCGCTGGTGGGCCTGGACAGCGTCAAGCGCGAGGTGCGTGCGCTGACCGACATGATCGAGGTCGGCCGGCGCCGCCAGCGGGCCGGGCTGAAGGCCGCCTCGGTCAAGCGGCACCTGGTGTTCACGGGCTCCCCCGGTACCGGCAAGACGACGGTCGCCCGCCTCTACGGGGAGATCCTCGCCTCCCTCGGGGTGCTGGAGAAGGGCCATCTGGTCGAGGTGTCCCGCGTCGACCTGGTCGGCGAGCACATCGGCTCCACGGCGATCCGCACCCAGGAGGCGTTCCAGCGGGCCCACGGCGGGGTGCTGTTCATCGACGAGGCGTACGCGCTGTCGCCGGAGGACGCGGGGCGGGACTTCGGCAAGGAGGCCATCGACACGCTGGTGAAGCTGATGGAGGACCACCGGGACGCCGTGGTGGTGATCGTCGCGGGTTACACCGAGGAGATGGAGCGCTTCCTTTCGGTCAACCCCGGTGTGGCGTCGCGTTTCTCCCGGACCATCACCTTCAGCGACTACGGCCCGGACGAGTTGCTGCGGATCGTGGAGCAGCAGGCCGACGAGCACGAGTACCGGCTGGCTCCGGGTGCCTCGGACGCGTTGCTGAAGTACTTCACGGTGCTCCCGAAGGGCCCCGCCTTCGGCAACGGCCGTACCGCCCGGCAGACCTTCGAGGCGATGGTGGAGCGGCACGCGAGCCGGGTCGCCCAGCTCGCCGACCCGACCACCGACGACCTCACGCTGCTGTACCCGGAGGACCTGCCCGAACTCGGCTGA
- a CDS encoding glutamate racemase, with product MKIALIDSGIGLLAAAAAVRRLRPDADLVLSFDPAGMPWGPRTPEGVTERAMAVAEAAAARRPDALIIGCNTATVHSLPALRARLEPGIPVIGTVPAIKPAAAGGGHVAIWATPATTGSAYQRGLIEDFAGGVPVTEVPCWGLAEAVEHADHAAIDAAVAAAARLTPDDVTTVVLGCTHYELLAERIRAAVQRPGAAPLVLHGSAGAVAAQALRRIGAQPTPGAPATGTVTVLLNGREGELPEDALGYTEARVLRTASPAASQ from the coding sequence GTGAAGATCGCGCTCATCGACTCCGGAATCGGCCTGCTGGCGGCCGCCGCAGCGGTACGGCGGCTGCGCCCCGACGCCGATCTCGTCCTCTCCTTCGACCCGGCGGGCATGCCCTGGGGCCCCCGTACCCCCGAAGGTGTCACCGAGCGCGCCATGGCCGTCGCCGAGGCCGCCGCCGCCCGCCGGCCCGACGCGCTGATCATCGGCTGCAACACGGCGACCGTGCACTCCCTGCCCGCGCTGCGCGCGCGTCTGGAGCCCGGCATCCCGGTCATCGGCACGGTCCCCGCGATCAAGCCGGCCGCCGCCGGCGGCGGTCACGTCGCGATCTGGGCGACCCCCGCCACCACGGGCAGCGCGTACCAGCGGGGCCTCATCGAGGACTTCGCGGGCGGCGTACCGGTCACCGAGGTGCCCTGCTGGGGACTGGCCGAGGCCGTGGAGCACGCCGACCATGCCGCCATCGACGCCGCCGTGGCCGCGGCGGCCCGGCTCACCCCCGACGACGTCACGACCGTCGTCCTGGGCTGCACCCATTACGAACTCCTGGCGGAACGTATCCGCGCCGCCGTCCAGCGCCCCGGCGCCGCCCCCCTCGTCCTGCACGGCTCCGCGGGCGCCGTGGCCGCCCAGGCGCTGCGCCGGATCGGTGCGCAGCCGACCCCCGGCGCACCGGCCACCGGCACGGTGACCGTGCTGCTCAACGGCCGGGAGGGCGAACTGCCCGAGGACGCGCTCGGCTACACCGAGGCCCGCGTGCTCCGCACGGCCAGTCCCGCCGCGTCCCAGTGA